Proteins encoded in a region of the Streptomyces sp. NBC_00258 genome:
- a CDS encoding ATP-binding protein, whose amino-acid sequence MRIGTEEHVSPTVQVEFPASDRHAADVRSLVKDHLMELGLVDAINDTVLAASEVFANAVKHGSSHETDTVLVEVECATDVLRVAITDSSCALPVRRAAAGWEVSGRGLALVEAVSDRWGADLAQDGSGKQVWFTLAHSAPA is encoded by the coding sequence ATGAGAATCGGCACTGAGGAACACGTCTCCCCCACCGTTCAGGTGGAGTTCCCTGCGTCGGACCGGCATGCCGCTGACGTCCGGTCACTGGTCAAGGACCACCTCATGGAGTTGGGCCTGGTGGACGCGATCAACGACACGGTGCTGGCCGCCAGCGAAGTCTTCGCCAACGCCGTGAAGCACGGCAGCTCTCATGAGACCGACACCGTCTTGGTGGAGGTCGAGTGCGCGACGGACGTGCTTCGGGTCGCCATCACCGACTCGTCGTGCGCGTTGCCGGTCCGCCGGGCTGCTGCGGGCTGGGAGGTCAGCGGACGTGGCCTAGCACTAGTCGAAGCGGTCAGCGACCGATGGGGCGCAGATCTCGCTCAGGACGGCAGCGGCAAACAGGTGTGGTTCACCCTGGCGCACTCTGCCCCCGCGTGA
- a CDS encoding DUF6415 family natural product biosynthesis protein, which produces MPRTMTSAPTASGGQVDSASWPEGPFQELGRDLRAVLSTLTPGPSPLAAQETLHREVTRLVFAETASISEDPDERHVQLLLMRGHLMQLLGAVLPVDANEPPLEDDRLVVRVRALLDEEIPGDAMHAASLHQRMSEVGRELLAVLPPAGASDDVVDGWGRTVCTGFDSTRIREAIRAAKSWEQAGVYPHPHTLAAVTQALSGYVTTLVPYVSIHLESLSAGSRGWSACGEAIERSQEARDVAPGEGLKAARKHAYRLAVHTETLLRYAEQDCERDGE; this is translated from the coding sequence ATGCCTCGCACCATGACCTCGGCCCCCACGGCCAGCGGTGGGCAAGTGGACAGCGCGTCCTGGCCGGAGGGCCCATTCCAGGAACTGGGCCGTGACCTGAGGGCCGTTCTGTCGACGCTGACCCCCGGACCGTCGCCTCTCGCGGCGCAGGAGACCCTTCACCGCGAAGTAACCAGACTGGTCTTCGCCGAGACTGCCTCCATCAGTGAAGACCCGGACGAGCGACACGTCCAACTGCTGCTCATGCGCGGCCACTTGATGCAACTGCTCGGAGCAGTCCTTCCCGTCGATGCCAACGAGCCTCCCCTGGAAGATGATCGACTGGTCGTACGCGTGCGTGCCCTACTCGACGAAGAGATTCCCGGCGACGCCATGCATGCGGCGTCCTTGCACCAGCGGATGTCCGAGGTCGGGCGGGAGCTGCTCGCCGTCCTTCCTCCTGCCGGCGCCTCTGACGACGTTGTCGATGGCTGGGGCAGGACTGTGTGCACCGGGTTCGATTCGACGCGTATCCGCGAAGCCATTCGTGCGGCGAAGTCCTGGGAGCAGGCGGGGGTGTACCCGCATCCGCACACCCTCGCGGCGGTCACGCAAGCGCTCAGCGGCTACGTCACGACGCTCGTCCCCTACGTCTCGATCCACTTGGAATCGCTCTCCGCCGGGAGTCGCGGGTGGTCCGCATGCGGTGAGGCGATCGAACGCTCGCAGGAGGCCCGCGACGTCGCTCCGGGCGAGGGGCTCAAGGCGGCTAGGAAGCACGCATACCGTCTCGCGGTCCACACCGAGACCCTGCTGCGCTACGCCGAACAGGACTGCGAGCGGGACGGTGAGTGA
- a CDS encoding response regulator transcription factor, producing MPAPDETISPPLSSQEREALLGISQGRTTAETAWDMGVSDSTVKTYILRIGGKLGTSERAGMVNLAYHHGHLAVPGPVDYVVELPKEQRTVLAGLAGGQTVEEIAADEKRPLDDVRKDARRLLRALGASSAAHAVTRGWQFRLLGPATGRDNSGDVVAMAGQA from the coding sequence ATGCCGGCCCCGGACGAGACCATCTCGCCGCCGCTTTCCTCTCAGGAGCGGGAGGCTCTGCTGGGCATCTCTCAGGGAAGGACGACCGCAGAGACGGCCTGGGACATGGGAGTGTCCGACAGCACGGTCAAGACGTACATCCTCCGGATCGGCGGAAAGCTGGGAACTTCCGAGCGCGCGGGCATGGTGAACCTCGCCTACCATCACGGGCACTTGGCCGTCCCCGGGCCTGTGGACTACGTCGTCGAGCTGCCCAAGGAGCAGCGCACAGTCCTGGCAGGGCTCGCCGGCGGACAGACCGTCGAGGAGATCGCGGCCGACGAGAAGCGTCCGCTGGACGACGTGCGCAAGGACGCTCGACGCCTGCTGCGGGCGCTGGGTGCTTCCTCAGCCGCACACGCGGTCACGCGAGGATGGCAGTTCCGTCTCCTGGGCCCCGCGACCGGCCGTGACAACTCCGGAGACGTCGTCGCCATGGCAGGACAGGCATGA
- a CDS encoding protein-L-isoaspartate O-methyltransferase family protein, with the protein MNARVEAGSQRPGSGHVHQQAGDVFTCDRRQDFVPNVIRTHRGGRWRRVDRSKNAGEWAKFVHRSEMLVFDVDDGGEGGPGIVTGVIPSKEDATARLAAFAPVPGTAVAEIGTDCGWTAAALEHLLQGGQVVTVADTERLAEIARQRLRPYPRVRVVSGSEAGVLGPAGAFHGLLSHRAVRRVPWEWVTRVRPGGRLCLPVRTALGGSSTLLVLTVARDGASASGRFHAGPAPQTMWFREHRPGEGTSVESQGSPRASETLDARGAHVRPAARLFAGLLRPDLRMQVVRGVAQLEGDVADRLRIHDHQASRAVVFLHSPRIYEWGPRDLGSDLFDALGQWHAVGEPEVEQLGVTITETEHTLWLGAPDGPSWRLPELHTITGEVERHAT; encoded by the coding sequence ATGAACGCCCGCGTCGAGGCCGGCAGCCAGCGACCGGGCAGTGGCCACGTTCACCAGCAGGCCGGGGACGTGTTCACCTGCGATCGGCGACAGGACTTCGTGCCCAACGTGATCCGGACGCACCGAGGTGGTCGCTGGCGCAGGGTAGACCGGAGTAAGAACGCCGGGGAGTGGGCGAAGTTCGTCCATCGCTCCGAGATGCTCGTGTTCGACGTGGACGATGGTGGGGAGGGCGGCCCCGGCATCGTCACGGGAGTGATCCCGTCCAAGGAAGACGCCACGGCGCGCCTGGCCGCGTTCGCTCCAGTGCCGGGGACGGCCGTTGCCGAGATCGGCACGGACTGCGGCTGGACGGCAGCCGCCCTGGAGCACCTTCTCCAGGGCGGCCAGGTGGTGACGGTCGCGGACACGGAGCGTCTCGCCGAGATCGCCCGGCAGCGCCTACGCCCCTACCCGCGGGTTCGGGTGGTCAGCGGGTCTGAGGCCGGGGTCTTGGGACCGGCGGGTGCGTTCCACGGGCTGCTGTCCCATCGTGCGGTACGCCGTGTGCCGTGGGAGTGGGTCACCCGGGTTCGTCCGGGTGGCCGGCTGTGCTTGCCCGTCCGTACCGCTCTGGGCGGATCCAGCACGCTGCTCGTCCTGACCGTGGCGCGGGACGGGGCGTCGGCCAGTGGACGTTTCCACGCCGGACCGGCTCCGCAGACCATGTGGTTTCGCGAGCACCGCCCTGGTGAGGGCACCTCCGTCGAGTCGCAGGGCAGCCCGAGGGCGTCGGAAACCCTGGACGCGAGGGGGGCGCACGTACGGCCCGCGGCCCGGTTGTTCGCCGGCCTGCTCCGCCCTGACCTTCGGATGCAGGTCGTGCGCGGCGTTGCGCAGCTCGAAGGCGACGTTGCCGACCGCCTGCGTATTCATGACCACCAGGCGTCGCGGGCAGTGGTCTTCCTCCACTCCCCCCGCATCTACGAGTGGGGGCCGCGCGATCTCGGCTCCGATCTGTTCGACGCGCTCGGTCAGTGGCACGCGGTCGGAGAACCAGAGGTTGAGCAGCTGGGCGTGACGATCACGGAGACCGAACACACTCTGTGGCTCGGTGCACCGGACGGTCCGTCGTGGCGTCTGCCCGAACTCCACACGATCACCGGCGAGGTGGAGCGGCATGCGACCTGA
- a CDS encoding SAM-dependent methyltransferase: protein MRPDHPMLLHPSAAIAELQARPSSARMQNYLLGGRDHYIVDRDGALRAADRMPFLESAVRHERMYVLLMVQALAIAGIRQLVDFGCGLPHGPTPVDVLTRIHPDARAVCIDNDVLVHTHADAMMTGKAPAVVESLCADVRDPESIFASREILETINWRKPVILLLGSVLHHIEDTAAQPLTVLVDQYKHVAAPGSALVITHATADVSGKPVRRFAKTMTSAGCPVHLRTKEQIARLFDGWQLTSPGLTAPQTLAFEYPVLPQAASYAGTARKEPAHGRAA, encoded by the coding sequence ATGCGACCTGACCATCCGATGCTCCTCCACCCCTCCGCAGCGATCGCCGAGTTGCAGGCACGGCCGTCGAGCGCCCGGATGCAGAACTACCTGCTCGGCGGGCGAGACCACTACATCGTCGACCGGGACGGGGCCCTTCGGGCGGCCGACCGCATGCCGTTCCTGGAGAGCGCCGTGCGCCACGAGCGCATGTACGTGCTCCTGATGGTGCAGGCCCTGGCCATCGCGGGCATCCGGCAGCTGGTCGACTTCGGCTGCGGCCTTCCCCACGGCCCAACGCCGGTGGATGTCCTGACCCGCATTCATCCCGACGCCCGCGCCGTGTGCATCGACAACGACGTGCTGGTCCACACCCACGCCGACGCAATGATGACGGGCAAGGCGCCCGCTGTCGTCGAGAGCCTGTGCGCCGACGTACGCGACCCCGAGTCGATCTTCGCTTCCAGAGAAATCCTGGAGACGATCAACTGGCGAAAACCGGTCATCCTTCTCCTCGGTAGCGTGCTCCACCACATCGAGGACACCGCGGCACAGCCCCTGACCGTCCTCGTTGACCAGTACAAACACGTCGCCGCCCCCGGCAGCGCTCTCGTCATCACGCACGCCACCGCCGACGTCTCGGGCAAGCCCGTGCGCCGATTCGCCAAGACCATGACGTCGGCCGGCTGCCCCGTACACCTGCGGACGAAGGAACAGATCGCCCGGCTGTTCGACGGCTGGCAACTGACCTCCCCGGGCCTGACCGCGCCACAGACACTGGCATTCGAATACCCGGTCCTGCCCCAGGCCGCGTCATACGCCGGCACGGCCCGAAAGGAGCCCGCGCATGGCCGAGCTGCGTGA
- a CDS encoding phosphotransferase yields the protein MQRHREPVDVHLVLRRGGEVLLSRRAGDTYASGLLHMPSGHLDGDFEDVVTGLVREAEEELGIIIRPTDVRVALVMQHRSPNGHNRTGWFFEVTRWFGVPRIAEPDRCSQLDWFALHDLPADMVAYCRAGLEAYRDGRSFALHLQEPDDPIAYDANGPNRLHPLPTRAPDPYAVLGEQLGTFAEQTIGPLKEITDASWAREASRVWRLTGRDSGSWFLKVHQGPKFHQREAGALREWAPALGAGHAPQLVAADPEQLAVIVSALPGRVLHGADLSMAAWQSVYRQLGQLLRALHLGEPPMMAQALGGLAKLDRHLAAADGLLEPGEETLVRSLALHLPRVPPVPHGRRHGDVQRRNLLLDDHGTLALIDWERAEIGPLVSDFVRIADTWIDAPELEAALFDGYGRTLSPDEAQALKGLSALDALSGIQYGAAHGDPELVERGHRTLHRLRKEAA from the coding sequence GTGCAGCGCCACCGGGAACCGGTCGACGTCCATCTCGTCCTGCGGCGTGGCGGCGAGGTGCTGCTGAGCCGGCGGGCGGGCGACACCTACGCCTCGGGCCTGCTGCACATGCCCTCCGGGCACCTCGACGGAGACTTCGAGGACGTGGTCACCGGGCTGGTCCGGGAAGCCGAGGAGGAACTGGGCATCATCATCCGGCCGACCGATGTCCGCGTCGCGCTGGTGATGCAGCACCGCAGCCCCAATGGTCACAACCGCACCGGCTGGTTCTTCGAGGTCACCCGGTGGTTCGGCGTCCCGCGCATCGCCGAACCGGACCGCTGCTCACAGCTGGACTGGTTTGCCCTCCATGACCTGCCCGCCGACATGGTGGCGTACTGCCGGGCCGGCCTGGAGGCGTACCGGGACGGGCGCTCCTTCGCGCTGCACCTCCAGGAACCCGACGACCCGATCGCCTACGACGCGAACGGGCCAAACCGTCTGCACCCCTTGCCCACGCGGGCGCCGGACCCCTACGCCGTCCTGGGCGAGCAACTCGGCACGTTCGCTGAACAGACCATCGGCCCACTGAAGGAGATCACGGACGCCTCCTGGGCGCGGGAAGCGTCCCGCGTGTGGCGGCTTACCGGACGCGACAGCGGGAGCTGGTTCCTGAAGGTTCACCAGGGGCCCAAGTTCCACCAGCGTGAGGCGGGCGCCCTGAGAGAGTGGGCCCCGGCCCTCGGAGCCGGCCACGCCCCACAGCTCGTCGCCGCCGACCCCGAACAACTCGCCGTGATCGTCAGCGCGCTTCCCGGCCGCGTACTCCACGGCGCCGACCTGAGCATGGCCGCCTGGCAGTCCGTCTACCGCCAGCTCGGGCAGCTCCTGCGGGCCCTCCACCTCGGCGAGCCCCCGATGATGGCGCAGGCCCTGGGCGGGCTGGCCAAGCTGGATCGGCACCTAGCCGCAGCCGACGGGCTCCTCGAGCCCGGGGAGGAGACGCTGGTGCGGTCCCTCGCCCTTCACCTGCCCCGTGTCCCGCCCGTCCCCCATGGCCGTCGCCACGGTGATGTACAGCGGCGCAACCTGCTGCTCGACGACCACGGGACCCTGGCCCTCATCGACTGGGAACGCGCTGAAATCGGGCCCCTCGTCAGCGACTTCGTACGCATCGCCGACACCTGGATTGACGCGCCCGAGCTCGAAGCCGCCCTGTTCGACGGCTACGGCCGCACGCTGTCCCCGGACGAGGCCCAAGCGCTCAAGGGCCTGTCGGCCCTCGACGCGCTCAGCGGCATCCAGTACGGCGCCGCGCACGGCGACCCCGAACTCGTCGAGCGCGGGCATCGCACCCTGCACCGGCTCCGGAAGGAGGCGGCATGA
- a CDS encoding bifunctional class I SAM-dependent methyltransferase/NUDIX hydrolase — MTTSDPTAAERVNEDAWREYGRRQLDRGYQPPEVTEIDWGFWGTGPGTRVLGDVAGYRVLDLGSGAGVHAAHLARDHAAFVDAIDISPTQQQRARNRFASLPGARFLTGDTVSHLRESEPYDLVYSVHGLSYIDPHRLLPVLRDGIRPHGGRLVFSTLHTNLNGLGPSPAVTARQEEVRLAKTAPIPVQMWILAPEVWERLLAEHGFAVESIDLLHAPGADNPVVCQLIQARRLSHADAPRVVAQERSLRPPVAQAALGVGIIVSTPDGRVLMGQHRLGTYELPGGKVDACDGAGESIETAAIRELAEETGLVAHPEDVRVLAVLLDARHNLNRLTAAVLIHRFQGTPTAKEPKVVAQWQWRRLDDLPSPLFVPSAQVLSFWRPDLPIDHAPAHRYPVRLSPSASAAH; from the coding sequence ATGACGACATCCGATCCCACGGCAGCGGAGCGGGTCAATGAGGATGCCTGGCGTGAGTACGGGCGCAGGCAGCTCGACCGCGGCTACCAGCCCCCGGAGGTCACCGAGATCGACTGGGGGTTCTGGGGCACCGGCCCCGGCACCCGCGTCCTCGGCGACGTCGCCGGCTACCGCGTGCTGGACCTCGGCTCCGGGGCCGGAGTCCACGCCGCGCATCTCGCCCGCGACCACGCGGCCTTCGTCGACGCCATCGACATCTCCCCCACCCAGCAGCAGCGTGCCCGGAACCGGTTCGCCTCCCTGCCAGGCGCGCGGTTCCTGACCGGTGACACCGTGTCCCACCTGCGCGAGAGTGAACCCTACGACCTCGTCTACTCCGTGCACGGCCTGTCCTACATCGACCCGCACCGGCTGCTGCCCGTGCTGCGCGACGGGATTCGGCCTCACGGCGGACGACTGGTTTTCTCCACCCTGCACACCAACCTGAACGGGCTGGGCCCTTCCCCCGCTGTCACCGCCCGCCAGGAGGAAGTGCGGCTGGCGAAGACCGCCCCGATCCCGGTGCAGATGTGGATTCTCGCCCCCGAAGTCTGGGAGCGGCTGCTGGCCGAGCACGGTTTCGCCGTCGAGTCCATCGACCTCTTGCACGCCCCGGGTGCCGACAACCCGGTGGTATGCCAGCTCATCCAGGCCCGCCGCCTTTCGCACGCCGACGCGCCCAGGGTGGTGGCTCAGGAGCGAAGCCTTCGGCCACCGGTCGCCCAGGCGGCCCTGGGGGTCGGCATCATCGTCTCCACCCCGGACGGCCGCGTGCTGATGGGGCAACACCGCCTGGGTACCTACGAGTTGCCCGGCGGCAAGGTGGACGCATGCGACGGTGCCGGCGAGTCCATCGAGACCGCTGCGATCCGTGAACTCGCCGAGGAGACCGGCCTCGTGGCACACCCCGAGGACGTCCGGGTGCTCGCCGTGCTTCTGGACGCGAGGCACAACCTCAACCGCCTTACCGCCGCGGTCCTCATCCACCGCTTCCAGGGCACACCAACCGCCAAGGAACCGAAGGTGGTCGCGCAGTGGCAGTGGCGCCGCCTGGACGATCTACCCAGCCCGCTGTTCGTGCCCTCCGCCCAAGTCCTCAGCTTCTGGCGCCCCGACCTGCCCATCGACCATGCGCCCGCCCACCGCTATCCCGTGCGTTTGTCCCCGTCCGCCTCGGCCGCGCACTGA
- a CDS encoding 2'-5' RNA ligase family protein has protein sequence MSAGRRWRAEGAPAEDSVRPHVLWLPPAEVIDYFREVREVLAPYEDIVAPIADDDLHWTIQGALSHDYADERVGPRQLKDAAEAVRIDLAEQKPFTIDIGPVALSRSAILARVWPHDASSNPPLHLNLRVRAGLTNAGLVLPEATETYFPHMSAAYGKVDTHYLNQMDRADDLASSLLRRARHHVTVRVKSVWLVMETQHPDRHAYTFERIQELPLGR, from the coding sequence ATGAGTGCCGGCCGACGATGGCGTGCTGAAGGCGCTCCTGCCGAGGACAGCGTCCGCCCGCATGTGCTGTGGCTGCCGCCGGCCGAGGTGATCGACTACTTCCGGGAGGTACGAGAAGTCCTCGCCCCGTACGAGGACATCGTGGCCCCGATCGCCGACGACGACCTGCACTGGACCATCCAGGGCGCCCTTTCGCACGACTACGCAGACGAGCGCGTCGGTCCCCGGCAGCTCAAAGACGCCGCCGAAGCCGTCCGGATCGATCTGGCCGAACAGAAGCCGTTCACGATCGACATCGGCCCGGTCGCGCTCAGCCGCAGCGCGATCCTCGCCCGCGTCTGGCCCCATGACGCCTCCTCGAACCCGCCGCTGCACCTGAATCTGCGAGTCCGAGCCGGTCTGACGAACGCCGGCCTGGTCCTGCCCGAGGCCACCGAGACGTACTTCCCGCACATGTCGGCCGCCTACGGGAAGGTCGACACCCACTACCTCAACCAAATGGACCGGGCAGACGACCTCGCCTCCTCCCTGCTACGCCGCGCTCGTCATCACGTGACCGTGCGCGTCAAATCCGTGTGGCTGGTGATGGAAACCCAGCATCCCGACCGCCACGCCTACACCTTCGAACGTATCCAGGAGCTGCCCCTGGGGCGTTGA
- the fxlM gene encoding methyltransferase, FxLD system: protein MTDVTVSPDEATRLRNKVVDQLKEDGTIVSPAVEAAMRKVPRHLAVPEAPLSDAYSTYNAVITKEDEHGNHTSSVSAPQIQAIQLEQAGIRPGDNVLEIGTNGPNAAYLAELVGPTGQVTTVDIDPAPADRARRFLTETGYTSVNVVVADAENGLPENAPYDAIVVTVGAWDIPPAWIDQLKDDGRLVVPLRINGLTRTYGFVRQSDHLVATSAHVCGFVAAQGAGSHTQQVMQLPGEEGVTLRFDEGLPANPSLLDGVLNSARAETWTGVTVASQEPIGTLQMYLSTQVPKFCFMSTNPELATGKIGPTGNSWSMVAIDGPHFAYTVVRRDTEKKTAEYGVHAFGPDAAEFAERIADLFRTWGEKVRGADGPRIAVYAAGTPDDRITGDRIIDKRHSRISISWPTV, encoded by the coding sequence ATGACCGATGTGACCGTGTCCCCCGACGAGGCCACCCGGCTCCGCAACAAGGTCGTCGACCAGCTCAAGGAGGACGGCACGATCGTGTCGCCCGCGGTCGAGGCCGCCATGCGCAAGGTGCCCCGGCACCTAGCCGTGCCCGAGGCGCCGCTCAGCGACGCATACAGCACGTACAACGCCGTGATCACCAAGGAGGACGAGCACGGCAATCACACCAGCTCGGTGTCCGCTCCGCAGATCCAGGCGATCCAGCTGGAGCAGGCCGGCATCCGCCCGGGCGACAACGTGCTGGAGATCGGCACCAACGGGCCGAACGCCGCGTACCTCGCAGAGCTGGTCGGGCCCACCGGTCAGGTCACCACCGTCGACATCGACCCCGCGCCCGCCGACCGAGCCAGGCGGTTCCTCACCGAGACCGGCTACACGAGCGTCAACGTCGTCGTCGCCGACGCCGAGAACGGCCTTCCCGAGAACGCCCCCTACGACGCGATCGTGGTGACGGTCGGCGCCTGGGATATCCCGCCTGCCTGGATCGACCAGCTCAAGGACGATGGTCGGCTCGTCGTGCCGCTGCGCATCAACGGCCTGACCCGCACCTACGGGTTCGTCCGGCAGTCTGACCACCTCGTCGCCACCAGCGCCCACGTGTGCGGTTTCGTGGCGGCACAGGGCGCCGGCTCCCACACGCAGCAGGTCATGCAGCTGCCCGGAGAGGAGGGCGTCACGCTGCGTTTCGACGAGGGCTTGCCCGCCAACCCCTCTCTGCTGGACGGCGTCCTGAACAGCGCCCGCGCGGAGACGTGGACCGGGGTGACCGTCGCCAGCCAGGAGCCCATCGGCACCCTGCAGATGTACCTGTCCACACAGGTCCCCAAGTTCTGCTTCATGTCCACCAACCCCGAGTTGGCTACCGGCAAGATCGGCCCCACGGGCAACAGCTGGTCCATGGTCGCCATCGACGGGCCGCACTTCGCCTACACCGTCGTGCGCCGCGACACCGAGAAGAAGACCGCAGAGTACGGCGTCCACGCCTTCGGGCCCGACGCGGCCGAGTTCGCTGAGCGAATCGCCGACCTCTTCCGCACCTGGGGCGAGAAGGTCCGCGGCGCTGACGGCCCGCGCATCGCCGTCTACGCGGCGGGCACGCCCGATGACCGGATCACCGGCGACCGGATCATCGACAAGAGGCACAGCCGGATTTCGATCTCCTGGCCGACCGTCTGA
- a CDS encoding FxLD family lanthipeptide, translating into MTTAVLDHPTAPAVLPVDGLADDDFELDIKVVISESPLTVFMCPTSDGCGNTCVNGASACQSSIEDAA; encoded by the coding sequence ATGACCACTGCCGTACTCGACCACCCCACCGCCCCGGCCGTGCTGCCGGTCGACGGCCTCGCCGACGACGACTTCGAGCTGGACATCAAGGTCGTCATCTCCGAGAGCCCCCTCACCGTCTTCATGTGCCCCACCAGTGACGGCTGCGGCAACACCTGCGTGAACGGGGCCAGCGCCTGCCAGTCCTCCATCGAGGACGCCGCCTAA